The window CAATACTCAAAGATACCCTGGAAGATATGATAACTGATGGTGAAAATGTTCGTATATGGAAAGTTGAAGATAAGAAGTTCCTGCATCTAATATGTATAGGAGACAGCACACCAGAGAAAACGAACTTTATCTGACCCCTAGG is drawn from Methanosarcinales archaeon and contains these coding sequences:
- the cas2 gene encoding CRISPR-associated endonuclease Cas2, with translation MYVVLAYDVHFNRTNLFKSFCREYLTWVQNSVFEGELRPTQFTILKDTLEDMITDGENVRIWKVEDKKFLHLICIGDSTPEKTNFI